One stretch of Nomascus leucogenys isolate Asia chromosome 7b, Asia_NLE_v1, whole genome shotgun sequence DNA includes these proteins:
- the LOC101175738 gene encoding uncharacterized protein LOC101175738, protein MLLEGLMLLLNLNVAGARKQLLSCRRWQGERPQMDFDSKPHSPGLLITEGLDPRLKVDPRAGKNQCELLSPGYGCSQAEARCGGSLSILDNSLLCSAIYSTITGHWTQS, encoded by the exons ATGCTGCTGGAGGGGCTCATGCTCCTCTTGAACCTGAATGTAGCAGGAGCGAGGAAGCAATTATTAAGCTGTAGACGTTGgcagggagagaggcctcagatGGATTTCGACTCCAAACCTCATTCGCCAGGGCTGCTCATTACCGAAGGCCTGGATCCCAGGCTGAAGGTGGATCCCAGGGCTGGGAAAAATCAGTGTGAATTGCTTTCTCCAGGTTATGGCTGCAGCCAGGCCGAGGCCAGATGTGG GGGGTCTTTGAGCATCCTGGACAATTCATTGCTTTGCTCAGCCATTTATTCAACAATCACAGGACACTGGACACAGAGTtga